The following are encoded in a window of Drosophila simulans strain w501 chromosome 3L, Prin_Dsim_3.1, whole genome shotgun sequence genomic DNA:
- the LOC6737162 gene encoding gamma-tubulin complex component 2 homolog, with amino-acid sequence MNSDQSESDFASKVRFHLSKDELERQMRKIHDRDESQDGKMRPSGSESSGHNCNASSSTSLPRLESWIFESVGGYYLANENLAKMSLPRQEQLLMRDLIYAFSGVPSAYVRPDIQIDQISEMSSVDISKVRFRLKKTFTGPFRALAHEILPLIGYYISVQSYIEETNMSPNCGRTRLTLATALSDQLEDYYDLQAKLETDLQDNKLDLKELVRQVRPWLPILKTFSNITSSARGNLTSAQVLTLLDQFYRDLKDTDVDLKERVNKILTLTSRVYMKIAQLWMQKGVLFDTQHEFFVEDTEPSSTMSSTLLAPEKCCHAYWAERYRLLPDRLPGFLLSQADEIFLAGKYLNILRQCNVSLMLLQRPLSYNQDDLGHEEIIKTSYELPAQKFLKVLVEEHNLPFHIRNLKSYFLLQEEGFSETFLHKCQEYLKYNVDRLIPEKLQTLLAETLQKSNDYIKDNVRCQLKNCDVATQLGRQHKAKRAEENEEEEEKESCSEQDPPEALNLYGYEALALGYETKWPLSYIIYPELLEQLQMLQRVLFFLHYVKHHLTVLWQSPSEGTGLQLTNRSGKLRHRMLMCMVSLENHIMQDITEPRWQSLTLTVDKAKCIDEVLNKLESTVEECLRLGLLPTATTFVKSLYTLGHVCLNFSDFVESSIGEKSTKDLEQEVIEYEEEFKSFLASILELVSQLAKTKDCAERDSCKRLLKRLGEFIEFSDSDKDQACTI; translated from the coding sequence ATGAACTCCGATCAATCGGAGAGTGACTTTGCGAGCAAGGTGCGCTTTCACCTCAGCAAGGACGAGTTGGAGCGGCAAATGAGGAAAATTCACGACCGTGATGAATCGCAAGACGGAAAAATGCGTCCATCAGGAAGCGAAAGCAGTGGTCATAATTGCAACGCGAGCTCGTCCACAAGTCTGCCTCGGCTGGAGTCGTGGATCTTCGAGAGCGTTGGGGGTTACTATCTCGCCAacgaaaatttggccaagatGAGTTTGCCTCGCCAGGAACAGTTGCTGATGAGGGATCTAATCTATGCCTTCTCGGGTGTTCCCTCTGCATATGTAAGGCCTGATATTCAGATCGATCAGATTTCCGAAATGTCTTCAGTGGATATATCCAAGGTTCGATTCCGATTGAAAAAGACCTTCACCGGGCCTTTTAGGGCTTTGGCCCATGAAATATTGCCCCTGATAGGTTACTATATTAGTGTACAAAGCTATATAGAGGAGACCAATATGTCGCCTAACTGCGGAAGGACACGACTGACCTTAGCCACTGCCTTAAGTGATCAACTGGAGGACTATTATGATCTACAGGCCAAGTTGGAAACGGATTTGCAGGACAATAAGTTGGACCTTAAGGAACTGGTGCGACAGGTGCGTCCTTGGTTGCCTATTTTGAAGACTTTTTCCAACATAACCAGCAGTGCCCGTGGCAATCTGACCAGCGCCCAGGTACTAACATTGCTGGACCAGTTCTACCGGGATCTGAAGGACACTGATGTGGATCTAAAGGAGCGAGTGAACAAAATTTTGACTTTGACTAGTCGCGTTTACATGAAAATCGCTCAGCTGTGGATGCAAAAGGGCGTTCTATTCGATACGCAGCATGAGTTTTTTGTGGAGGACACAGAGCCCTCGAGTACAATGAGCAGTACACTATTGGCGCCGGAGAAATGTTGCCACGCCTACTGGGCGGAACGATACCGCCTTTTGCCAGACCGTTTGCCCGGCTTCTTGCTTTCCCAGGCGGATGAAATTTTTCTGGCCGGGAAGTATCTAAACATTTTGAGACAGTGCAATGTTTCATTGATGCTGCTACAGCGGCCACTATCTTATAATCAAGACGATTTGGGGCATGAGGAGATCATTAAAACGAGCTATGAGTTGCCAGCACAGAAGTTTCTCAAGGTTTTGGTGGAGGAGCACAATTTGCCTTTCCACATTCGCAATTTGAAGTCATATTTCCTGCTGCAGGAGGAAGGCTTCTCCGAGACTTTTCTGCACAAATGCCAGGAGTACCTGAAGTACAATGTGGACAGGTTGATTCCCGAGAAGCTCCAGACCCTTCTAGCAGAGACCCTGCAAAAGTCCAATGACTACATCAAGGATAATGTTCGCTGTCAGCTTAAGAATTGCGATGTAGCCACACAATTGGGTAGGCAACATAAAGCCAAGAGAGCTGAAGAAaatgaagaagaagaggaaaaGGAGAGCTGCAGCGAGCAGGATCCTCCGGAGGCCCTGAATCTCTACGGCTACGAGGCATTAGCTCTTGGCTATGAAACTAAATGGCCACTAAGCTATATTATCTACCCGGAGCTCCTCGAGCAATTGCAGATGTTGCAACGTGTCCTGTTTTTTCTGCACTATGTGAAACACCATTTGACAGTCCTTTGGCAAAGTCCTTCTGAGGGTACGGGTCTCCAGCTCACCAATCGATCTGGAAAACTCCGCCACCGTATGCTAATGTGTATGGTAAGTCTGGAAAACCACATCATGCAGGACATCACCGAACCCCGATGGCAATCGTTGACCTTAACGGTGGACAAGGCCAAATGTATCGACGAGGTACTGAACAAGTTGGAGAGTACCGTAGAAGAATGCCTACGGCTTGGCTTACTACCCACTGCCACCACCTTTGTAAAATCTCTATACACACTCGGTCATGTGTGTCTCAACTTTAGTGACTTTGTGGAGTCCTCGATAGGAGAGAAAAGTACCAAAGATCTCGAGCAGGAAGTGATCGAGTACGAAGAGgaatttaaaagctttttggccagcattttgGAGTTGGTTAGCCAGTTGGCTAAGACGAAAGACTGTGCGGAGCGGGACTCCTGTAAACGATTGCTCAAACGACTTGGGGAGTTCATCGAGTTCTCCGATTCGGATAAGGATCAAGCTTGCACTATTTAG